The following coding sequences are from one Triticum dicoccoides isolate Atlit2015 ecotype Zavitan chromosome 4A, WEW_v2.0, whole genome shotgun sequence window:
- the LOC119289915 gene encoding transcription factor MYB53-like, with product MGRSPCCDGEAGVKKGPWTTEEDKLLVNYIQEKGHGSWRRLPKLAGLNRCGKSCRLRWTNYLRPDIKRGRFTDDEEKLIIHLHSLLGNKWSSIATELPGRTDNEIKNYWNTHLRKKLLCMGIDPVTHRPRTDLSLLAGLPGLLAAAGNFGDSGTATTAWNMNALKLQVDAAKFQLLQGLVRALTTAAAPAPAPGMGNLMALLALSNGGQHGGVDQNMLLQQCQWNDMNNLPALTSSAPTTDMFDGFSAGDGLSSTEHGGHGGATGSNVTVDPMVADDQESKKNGGGGMSCEQTPASSPFDGLESLNLMDNLNTDGGWKDLLEQVSWLNSSEL from the exons ATGGGGCGGTCGCCGTGCTGCGACGGGGAGGCCGGCGTGAAGAAGGGGCCGTGGACAACCGAGGAAGACAAGCTGCTGGTCAACTACATCCAGGAGAAAGGCCACGGCAGCTGGCGCCGCCTGCCCAAGCTCGCCGGCCTCAACCGCTGCGGCAAGAGCTGCCGCCTCCGCTGGACCAACTACCTCCGCCCGGACATCAAGCGGGGACGCTTCACCGATGACGAGGAGAAGCTCATCATCCACCTCCACTCCCTCCTCGGCAACAA GTGGTCGTCGATCGCCACGGAGTTGCCGGGGAGGACGGACAACGAGATCAAGAACTACTGGAACACGCACCTGCGCAAGAAGCTGCTCTGCATGGGCATCGACCCCGTCACGCACCGCCCGCGCACCGACCTCAGCCTGCTCGCCGGGCTCCCGGGTCTCCTCGCGGCAGCCGGTAACTTCGGCGACTCCGGCACGGCCACAACCGCCTGGAACATGAACGCGCTCAAGCTCCAGGTCGACGCCGCCAAGTTCCAGCTGCTGCAGGGCCTGGTGCGCGCACTCACCACCGCGGCGGCTCCCGCGCCCGCGCCCGGCATGGGCAACCTCATGGCGCTCCTCGCCCTCAGCAACGGCGGGCAGCACGGCGGAGTCGACCAGAACATGCTGCTCCAGCAGTGCCAGTGGAACGACATGAACAACCTGCCGGCGCTGACCAGCTCAGCGCCGACGACCGACATGTTCGACGGCTTCAGCGCCGGCGACGGGCTGAGCTCAACGGAGCATGGGGGCCACGGCGGGGCGACCGGGAGCAACGTGACCGTTGATCCAATGGTGGCCGACGACCAGGAGAGCAAGAAAAATGGCGGCGGCGGCATGTCGTGCGAGCAGACGCCGGCGTCGAGCCCTTTCGACGGGCTAGAGAGCCTGAACCTGATGGACAACCTCAACACGGACGGTGGTTGGAAGGATTTGCTAGA GCAAGTGTCATGGCTGAACTCAAGTGAGCTGTGA